The DNA window CCTCCGCGCCGCCGGTGTGGGACCGGGTCGGGTGATCGGCGAGACGCTCGGGCGGCTGCTCGACGTCGTCATCGACGACCCGACGCAGAACACCCGCGAGCGCCTGCTCGCGATCGCCGTGTTGCCGCCGGCCGCCGGCTGAGGCGGCGCGGGGCCGGCGCGGCGTCCGCGCGGCCTCCACGCCCGCTCGGCGCCCGGTTAGTGTTCCGGTGTATGCTCGCACTCAATCTCGACGTCGAGGTCACGCGCGGTGACGTGGTGGAATCCACGCACCGGGTGCACGCGGCCGTCATCGGCGCGGACGAGGTGCTCGTGGCCGCCGCGCGCGATGCCCAGCTGGTCACGATGTGGCGCTCCTGCTCGAAGTTCTTCCAGGTGATGCCGTTCATCGCGTCGGGCGGGTTCGACCAGCTGCAATGGGGCCCCGAGGAACTCGCCCTGGCCTGCGCCTCGCACGGCGGCGAGCCCGGAGCATCTCGCCGTCGCGGCGCGCATGCTCGCCTCGCTGGGGCTCGAGGAGGGCGACCTCGCGTGCGGTCCGCACGAGCCGCTGGCGACGCGCGGCGCGAAGCTGTGGCGCGAGAGCGGCCAACCGCTCACGCGCCTCCACAACAACTGCTCCGGCAAGCACGCGGCGATGCTCGCGCGCGCCCGCACCGCCGGCTGGGCGACCCGCGGGTACGAGCAGCCCGACCACCAGGTCCAGCGCAGCTGCTTCGGCGAGGTCTCCTCGTGGACC is part of the Gemmatimonadota bacterium genome and encodes:
- a CDS encoding asparaginase; the protein is MLALNLDVEVTRGDVVESTHRVHAAVIGADEVLVAAARDAQLVTMWRSCSKFFQVMPFIASGGFDQLQWGPEELALACASHGGEPGASRRRGAHARLAGARGGRPRVRSARAAGDARREAVARERPTAHAPPQQLLRQARGDARARPHRRLGDPRVRAARPPGPAQLLRRGLLVDRRAAGRHADRRGRVRRGGDGPRARPHGPRVRATRPCRARRRGGAVADRRRGARQPAPARRHRPLRHRPAPGDGRGGAREGRRRRGPLGDGPGDGPRPRAQGRGRGAPRAAHRGALGAAAARRAPRGAAAAARRVRAEVGPEHAQRAGGHDPVRRGDRARAALIGCRPTRGRTTS